CCAGCGACCCACCGAGCACGACTTCGGCCGTCTCATTCGTCGCAGCCGTCGCGATACCGGAGAGGGTGAGGTCGTCCTTCTTGGTGAGGTACGACGCGTACGCCTGCAGCGAGCCCATGCCGACCGAGAGCGTGAAGAAGATCTGCCCCGTCGCGGCCAGCCAGACCTTCGGCGATCCGAGCGCCGACCAGTCCGGCGTGTACATGAAGCGGAGGCCGTCCATCGGCCCCTGCGTCGTGGTGATGCCGTCGTGGGTGATGGTGACAGGATCGAGCGTCAGCACGCGGACCACGAGGATGGCGGCAAAGATGAAGAGGATCGGCATGCCGATCTTCGCCAACTTCTCGATGCCCGCCGTGAGCCCCTTGCTGACGACCCAGAAATTCACCGCCACCGTGGCGAAGAAGAAGCCGAACGGCACCCAGAAGCCGTGGATGCTGCCGTTCTGGAGATCGACGTAGGACTTGAAGAACGCCGACATCCCCGCCTGATCGAGCCCCTGCGTCTGGCCGGTGAGCGAGAAGAAGGTCCACGCCAGCGTCCACGACTCGATGTAGCAGTAGTAGATCAAGACGATGATCGGCATGAAGAGGCCGAGCACGCCGAGATACTTCGCCACGGGGTTCTTCCAGAGCGCGTCGAACATCCCCGGGGTGCTCCCCTGTCCGCGCACGCCGCCGTACCGACCGACGCCCCACTCGATCCACATCAGCGGGATGCCGACGAGCAGGAAGGCGATGAAGTACGGGATCATGAACGTCCCGCCGCCGTTGTCGACCGCCTGGCGCGGGAAGCGGAGGAAGTTGCCGAGCCCGACGGCATTGCCTGCCATGGCGAGGATCAGGCCGATGCGCGAGCCCCATTGCTCGCGTTGCACGGTTTCAGCCACAGGGGCCTCAGGGGGTTAGGGGGACGAATGTGTGGTGGAAACAGGGGTGGTACGCAATCCTACGGAGCTGCGTTGGCAGCCATCGATCATCGATGATCGATGATCGATGATCGATCATCGTTACATCACTTCTGGTAGTTGGGTGCTTCCCTGGTGATGGTCACGTCGTGCGGGTGCGACTCACGGAGGCCGGCCGAGGTGATCTGGATGAACTCGGTCTCGCTGCAGAGCGTGGCGATGTCGCCGACGCCGCAGTACCCCATCCCGCTCCGCAGGCCGCCAACCATCTGAAAGAGAACATCGGCGACCGGCCCCTTGTAGGGAACCCGCCCCTCGATGCCCTCGGGGACCATCTTCGAGGCGGAGACCTCGCCTTCCTGGAAGTAGCGATCGGCCGAGCCGTCCTGCATTGCGGACAGCGAGCCCATGCCGCGGATCATCTTGAAACGACGCCCCTCGGCGAGGATGCTCTCCCCCGGGCTTTCTTCGGTGCCGGCGAGCATCGAGCCCATCATGACCGAGGCCGCCCCTGCTGCGAGCGCCTTCACCACATCGCCCGAGTACTTGATGCCGCCGTCGGCGATCACCGGCACATCGCCGGCGCCGCGCACCGCATCGATGATCGCGGTGATCTGTGGCACGCCCACGCCAGTGACCACGCGCGTGGTACAGATCGAGCCGGGGCCGATGCCCACCTTGATGCCAT
The DNA window shown above is from Gemmatimonadota bacterium and carries:
- a CDS encoding sodium:calcium symporter translates to MAETVQREQWGSRIGLILAMAGNAVGLGNFLRFPRQAVDNGGGTFMIPYFIAFLLVGIPLMWIEWGVGRYGGVRGQGSTPGMFDALWKNPVAKYLGVLGLFMPIIVLIYYCYIESWTLAWTFFSLTGQTQGLDQAGMSAFFKSYVDLQNGSIHGFWVPFGFFFATVAVNFWVVSKGLTAGIEKLAKIGMPILFIFAAILVVRVLTLDPVTITHDGITTTQGPMDGLRFMYTPDWSALGSPKVWLAATGQIFFTLSVGMGSLQAYASYLTKKDDLTLSGIATAATNETAEVVLGGSLAIPAVVTFFGVAGAVAVAKGGSFDLGFISMPLVFNSLPGGPIVATGAGIMWFGLLFFAGITSSVSMATPALAFVEENFGWTRKKTAWSLAAITILLGCLHIVYNTRGFLDEWDYWAGTFGLVILALVETIIFVWIFGPDNAWRELHEGAAWQIPKFYKPIITYVTPLFLLIMMIWWTIQDAIPTLLMTGVPAENVPVKWASRGLMLLILVFELWLIKKAWAKKALKGGTA